The Thermoproteales archaeon genome has a segment encoding these proteins:
- a CDS encoding BtpA/SgcQ family protein, with protein MSFEVEWAREFYAKRLESFEKLFGVKKPIIGMVHLPPLPGAPAYRGESIDEIIKFALEDAKKLVEGGVDGLIVENMWDLPYYVGKNVPPEEMTAQAVAARAVVEEVDVPVGINVVHNGGRVTLAIAKASGAKFIRVCLLTGAMVWDTGEFDHGCAAELLRVRKMLYAEDIKIFADINKKHAVMFPGIDLKTHAEWCEFYMADALIVTGRMTGSPPRVEDLKEVKEFLPHRPLLVGSGSNAENIAKFLQYADGAIVGTYFKKHGIAQNRVDVDRVKKFMEIVKRLR; from the coding sequence ATGAGTTTTGAAGTTGAATGGGCGAGAGAGTTCTACGCTAAAAGATTAGAATCTTTTGAGAAGCTTTTCGGCGTAAAAAAGCCTATTATTGGTATGGTTCATCTACCTCCGTTGCCGGGAGCGCCCGCGTATAGAGGCGAGTCGATAGATGAAATTATAAAGTTCGCGCTTGAGGATGCAAAGAAACTGGTTGAAGGTGGAGTAGATGGGTTAATTGTTGAAAACATGTGGGACTTGCCATACTACGTTGGAAAGAACGTGCCTCCGGAGGAGATGACGGCTCAAGCCGTCGCGGCTCGAGCTGTTGTAGAGGAGGTAGATGTGCCGGTTGGAATAAACGTGGTTCATAACGGTGGAAGAGTGACGTTGGCAATAGCCAAAGCTTCAGGAGCTAAATTCATTAGAGTATGCTTATTGACAGGTGCTATGGTATGGGATACTGGAGAATTCGATCATGGCTGTGCAGCTGAGCTGCTTAGAGTTAGGAAAATGCTTTATGCCGAGGATATAAAAATTTTCGCCGATATCAACAAGAAGCATGCTGTAATGTTTCCCGGTATAGACTTGAAAACCCATGCTGAATGGTGCGAATTCTATATGGCTGATGCCCTCATAGTAACGGGGAGAATGACAGGATCTCCTCCGAGAGTTGAAGATTTAAAAGAGGTTAAAGAGTTTCTACCGCATAGACCGTTGCTTGTAGGAAGCGGATCTAATGCCGAGAACATAGCGAAGTTTCTTCAGTATGCTGATGGCGCTATTGTTGGGACATATTTTAAGAAGCATGGTATTGCGCAAAACAGAGTAGACGTTGACAGAGTGAAAAAATTTATGGAAATTGTAAAAAGGCTAAGATGA
- the udp gene encoding uridine phosphorylase produces MAHKFVSADIPQTKEGLQYHIQCKPGDVAPYVLLPGDPERVDRISKYWDEKGFVARHREYVTHTGKYKGAPISATSTGIGGPAAAIAVEELLRVGANTFIRVGTTGTIRREIKIGDLIITTASVRLDGTSKQYVCVEYPASAHYEVVLALIESAESLGVRYHVGVTASTDAFYAGQARPGYKGYRQSWMAYLIKDLQAANVLNFEMETSTIFTLANIYGARAGAVCAVLANRVTNEFIADAGVEDAIKVANEAVKILYEWDNLKGDKKFFYPSMLLKK; encoded by the coding sequence ATGGCGCATAAATTTGTATCGGCAGATATTCCACAAACAAAGGAAGGCTTGCAATACCATATTCAATGCAAGCCAGGCGACGTCGCTCCATATGTTTTGTTGCCCGGAGATCCCGAAAGGGTAGATAGGATATCAAAATATTGGGATGAAAAAGGGTTCGTCGCTAGGCATAGGGAATACGTTACTCACACGGGGAAGTACAAGGGTGCACCCATATCTGCTACGTCGACGGGTATAGGAGGTCCAGCCGCGGCTATAGCTGTTGAAGAATTATTGAGGGTTGGCGCTAACACTTTTATAAGAGTTGGAACAACAGGCACTATAAGAAGAGAAATCAAAATAGGCGATTTGATAATAACCACAGCTTCAGTCCGCCTAGACGGGACGAGTAAGCAATACGTTTGCGTTGAATATCCAGCATCTGCCCATTACGAGGTAGTACTAGCTCTTATAGAATCTGCTGAATCTTTGGGTGTGAGGTATCACGTCGGCGTCACAGCGTCGACTGACGCTTTCTATGCGGGGCAAGCTCGTCCAGGCTATAAAGGATACAGGCAGAGCTGGATGGCTTATCTAATAAAAGACTTGCAGGCTGCTAATGTTTTAAATTTTGAAATGGAGACTTCGACCATATTTACCCTGGCAAATATCTACGGTGCAAGGGCTGGAGCCGTCTGCGCTGTTCTAGCGAATAGAGTTACAAACGAGTTTATTGCAGACGCTGGCGTTGAAGACGCGATTAAAGTAGCTAATGAAGCCGTGAAAATCTTGTATGAATGGGACAACTTAAAGGGAGATAAAAAGTTCTTTTATCCCAGCATGTTGCTCAAGAAATAG
- a CDS encoding DUF523 domain-containing protein, translated as MRNDFRSYKVAFISHCIINQNSVVYGLARKEAILKELIDLLHDYNIGLIQLPCPETSYLGLRRFWQSKEQYASMGFKSLCRKIAEQASTLALEYVRNNYEIVAVIGIKGSPSCGVTETFSSDWIGDPSKASDGKRVKGMGVFMEELKKSFEKRGIQVLFTDVDVHDIEKSVIELKKLLGGRFA; from the coding sequence GTGAGAAATGATTTTAGAAGCTACAAAGTAGCTTTTATTTCTCACTGTATAATAAATCAAAATTCCGTAGTCTATGGATTGGCGAGAAAAGAAGCTATACTTAAAGAGCTGATAGATCTCCTGCACGATTATAACATTGGCTTAATACAGCTGCCCTGTCCCGAAACCAGTTACCTAGGTTTAAGGCGCTTCTGGCAATCTAAGGAACAATACGCGTCCATGGGCTTTAAGAGCCTTTGCAGGAAAATAGCAGAGCAAGCTTCCACTCTAGCCTTAGAATATGTCAGGAACAACTATGAAATTGTGGCTGTTATAGGTATTAAAGGTAGTCCTTCCTGCGGCGTAACAGAAACTTTTAGCAGCGATTGGATAGGCGATCCGAGCAAAGCCTCAGACGGTAAAAGAGTTAAAGGTATGGGGGTTTTCATGGAAGAACTTAAAAAATCATTTGAAAAACGAGGCATACAAGTATTGTTCACTGATGTGGACGTTCACGATATCGAGAAAAGCGTTATCGAGCTTAAAAAACTGCTAGGTGGACGCTTTGCCTGA
- a CDS encoding DedA family protein, giving the protein MSFTKILIDFAVEVVSEIGYGGVFILMLLESALIPIPSEAIMPFAGFLVATGEIDFLYAVLAGTFGNLAGSYLAYVLGSKFGRPFLERYGKYLFVTSEHLEYAEKLFNEKGQVTVFVGRILPAVRTVISFPAGIAKMNIVHFTVYTVIGSFIWCTALTYVGLVLKENWKMLENYFLYIDVLVVAAAIGVVLYLLIKRWKAANEELI; this is encoded by the coding sequence ATGAGCTTTACAAAAATATTGATTGACTTTGCTGTAGAAGTGGTATCGGAGATAGGATACGGGGGAGTTTTTATACTAATGCTACTTGAAAGTGCTCTAATACCGATTCCAAGCGAGGCTATAATGCCTTTTGCGGGTTTCCTCGTTGCAACGGGTGAAATTGATTTCCTATATGCAGTTTTAGCTGGAACATTCGGCAACCTAGCAGGATCTTACTTAGCTTACGTTCTCGGATCAAAATTTGGAAGACCATTCCTGGAAAGATACGGTAAATATTTGTTCGTAACAAGCGAACACTTAGAATATGCGGAGAAACTATTCAATGAGAAAGGCCAGGTGACGGTTTTTGTTGGTAGAATATTACCGGCAGTAAGAACCGTGATTTCCTTCCCTGCGGGGATAGCGAAGATGAACATAGTTCATTTCACAGTTTACACGGTAATAGGGTCATTCATTTGGTGCACGGCATTAACTTATGTGGGGCTGGTTTTAAAAGAGAATTGGAAAATGCTTGAAAACTACTTCCTCTACATTGATGTCCTCGTCGTTGCGGCGGCTATTGGAGTCGTACTTTACTTGCTAATTAAACGCTGGAAAGCAGCAAACGAAGAACTTATATAA
- the metG gene encoding methionine--tRNA ligase subunit beta: MPELFHVKDFWRFDIRVGFVKDAEKVPRSKKLIKLTVDFGNQERTIVAGIGDQFNPEDLKGRKMIFVLNLKPKKLMGIESQGMLLVADANGKLFIISLPDEVPPGAKVW; the protein is encoded by the coding sequence ATGCCAGAACTATTTCATGTTAAAGACTTTTGGAGGTTCGATATAAGAGTAGGCTTCGTTAAGGACGCTGAAAAAGTTCCCCGCTCTAAAAAACTTATAAAGTTAACCGTCGACTTTGGCAATCAAGAACGAACAATAGTTGCTGGAATAGGCGACCAGTTTAATCCCGAAGATTTAAAAGGTAGAAAAATGATTTTCGTTTTAAACCTAAAACCGAAAAAGCTTATGGGCATAGAAAGTCAAGGAATGCTCTTAGTAGCCGATGCAAACGGTAAACTGTTTATAATTTCACTACCTGATGAAGTTCCCCCCGGCGCTAAGGTTTGGTAA
- a CDS encoding carbohydrate kinase family protein — protein MPEIITLGDLNLDILFYLNRLPSKGGESLAPTLEVHPGGSAANVAVALSRLGLNVGFIGAVGNDVIGEFLLRNMESENIDVSLLARKKDYTGVMVIIVTRDGERTILGYRGANRLLSEKDIEEEYFKTIKYAFVSGYALLENPQKKAAYKMMKIAREKSAKILVDICEVLAGRTWSKLKKLLLLSDYLLMNEREFEMFIVDEKNISSIFEYGVEAIIVKRGGKGARTFTKQGVCDMPAFRVKAVDTTGAGDAFDAGFIYGIFRKYDMRRSLEIANALAAWKCKGRGARHLPKLKQLNNFLKKYSACKA, from the coding sequence TTGCCTGAAATAATTACTCTTGGCGATTTAAACCTAGATATCCTATTTTACTTGAATAGACTGCCGAGTAAAGGTGGAGAATCCTTAGCGCCTACGCTAGAAGTACATCCTGGAGGGTCGGCTGCAAATGTCGCGGTAGCGTTAAGCAGGTTGGGCTTAAACGTTGGCTTCATTGGTGCTGTTGGAAACGATGTTATTGGAGAGTTTCTTTTAAGGAATATGGAGAGCGAGAATATAGACGTGTCTCTACTAGCGAGGAAAAAGGATTACACGGGCGTAATGGTGATCATCGTTACTAGAGATGGCGAGAGAACGATACTTGGCTATAGGGGGGCTAATAGGTTGTTGAGTGAAAAAGATATTGAAGAAGAATATTTCAAGACTATAAAATACGCTTTCGTTTCTGGATACGCATTGCTGGAAAATCCACAGAAAAAAGCTGCGTATAAAATGATGAAAATAGCCAGGGAAAAAAGCGCAAAGATTTTAGTAGATATTTGCGAAGTATTGGCGGGGAGGACATGGTCGAAGCTGAAAAAGCTGCTGCTATTATCTGATTACCTGTTGATGAACGAGAGAGAATTTGAAATGTTTATAGTAGATGAGAAAAACATAAGTTCTATTTTTGAGTATGGTGTTGAAGCAATTATAGTTAAAAGGGGAGGCAAGGGGGCTAGAACATTTACAAAGCAGGGAGTATGCGATATGCCAGCTTTTCGAGTTAAAGCTGTAGACACTACAGGCGCGGGAGACGCTTTCGATGCTGGGTTCATCTATGGAATATTTAGGAAATACGATATGAGGAGAAGTCTGGAAATAGCTAATGCTCTAGCCGCCTGGAAGTGTAAGGGAAGAGGAGCTAGGCATCTGCCAAAACTGAAACAATTAAATAACTTTTTAAAGAAATATTCGGCGTGTAAAGCATAG
- a CDS encoding M48 family metalloprotease, with the protein MLGYNVRPWFWLSLVTAICILFLEFAIGWIGVVIVAFHVFPILAIIAFFAYPIFIIFVVAIFLFSMDFIGRFHVAKIVWIKDPYAFNGLFARTLALADKIGASFEKLGVAPYNVLNAFTYGVFKPKIVVYKRILETFDIDEQNFVIAHELGHIKHKWIWLLYSFANASIFLPLLMPYPFVIILYFVFIPARFALLWFSRECEFLADREAVLATGNLYAAIRALAKLGKIENLQLDIKKLREEVVDKDLYEKAINDFVASLRTHPLIKRRIKELLKVYGYL; encoded by the coding sequence GTGCTAGGATATAATGTTAGACCATGGTTTTGGCTTTCGCTAGTTACGGCAATATGCATTCTCTTTCTAGAATTTGCCATAGGATGGATTGGAGTAGTCATCGTAGCCTTCCATGTTTTTCCAATATTGGCGATAATCGCGTTTTTCGCTTACCCGATCTTCATCATATTCGTAGTGGCAATATTCTTGTTTTCCATGGATTTTATAGGGCGCTTTCACGTTGCGAAAATTGTATGGATTAAAGATCCGTACGCATTTAATGGTCTATTTGCCCGCACGCTAGCCCTAGCCGATAAAATTGGAGCAAGCTTCGAAAAGCTTGGAGTAGCACCTTACAACGTTCTAAACGCGTTCACTTATGGCGTTTTCAAACCGAAAATAGTAGTTTACAAGAGGATACTCGAAACCTTCGATATTGACGAGCAAAACTTTGTTATCGCGCACGAGCTGGGCCATATAAAGCATAAATGGATTTGGCTATTATACAGCTTTGCAAACGCGTCTATTTTCCTGCCTTTGCTCATGCCCTATCCTTTTGTGATCATATTATATTTCGTTTTTATACCGGCTAGATTTGCTCTACTATGGTTTTCGCGAGAATGCGAGTTTCTAGCTGATAGAGAGGCAGTTCTAGCGACGGGCAATTTATACGCAGCGATTAGGGCGTTGGCAAAGCTTGGCAAGATCGAAAATCTACAGCTAGATATTAAAAAGCTGAGGGAAGAGGTTGTGGATAAAGACTTGTACGAGAAGGCGATAAACGATTTCGTAGCCTCGTTAAGAACCCATCCTCTGATAAAAAGGAGAATTAAAGAGCTGCTCAAGGTTTACGGCTATCTATAG
- a CDS encoding deoxynucleoside kinase, whose amino-acid sequence MVMISFFGVHGSGKTLTAKFLLSQLENSKYVPLEAIGEVKGLDPIQRQTLYFTTYVRQYLKNSHTEHPVIFDSHPALTIPYTDYWIKDSYRKRRIMKAFQIVVENLPKTDYLVYLRTFDVELVRERIFSRTDTFRDKSEEANSEYIKAIMEKVEEYLKLHGSKIAHNIIVIPAEIEVDERAKKILEIIK is encoded by the coding sequence ATGGTAATGATATCGTTTTTCGGCGTGCACGGGAGCGGAAAAACCTTAACTGCAAAATTTTTACTATCACAGCTAGAAAATTCCAAATATGTTCCATTGGAAGCAATTGGTGAAGTCAAAGGTCTCGACCCTATCCAGCGGCAAACGCTGTATTTTACAACATACGTCAGACAATATTTAAAAAATTCTCACACAGAGCACCCTGTAATCTTCGATAGCCACCCAGCATTAACAATTCCCTACACGGATTATTGGATCAAGGACTCTTACAGAAAGAGAAGGATTATGAAGGCTTTTCAAATTGTGGTGGAAAACCTCCCTAAAACCGATTATCTTGTCTACTTACGAACTTTTGATGTTGAACTAGTAAGGGAAAGAATTTTCTCCAGAACTGACACGTTTAGAGATAAAAGCGAGGAAGCAAACTCCGAATATATTAAAGCTATAATGGAAAAAGTCGAGGAATATCTAAAACTGCACGGAAGTAAAATAGCTCATAATATCATCGTCATACCTGCAGAGATCGAAGTCGATGAAAGAGCGAAAAAAATTCTGGAAATTATAAAATAG
- a CDS encoding Ig-like domain repeat protein: MSKFNYSTEKARMWFVDFILNEAIKRNLVAGVDVHPIWFFHMGYPIYGGEGIHEEYSYWPTKKLANLAAKYLRKTWNEEGGITLRMLQHAKHAVNTLAVTSPNSYLTYWASSSLKTALTHYEKGDYGSARRILQEILGFFTHIRNPLNISIDGIGDEWSYFDPVYYNPPGQNPVRFDVIFWYGEDILKKLGDVKAVYAVNDEENLYLMIDFYGEPPEWLPPIFIDTSGEWTHEKGKEFFIPLDRDVADIWEISYEGMLPTESFIPNNELSKIIGRAEIAINEVVEIRIPLKLLGNPRKVNVILWSFESPPKGDFEIKIINWTNPYLRSKIFQFLPRSQVTFGESIIIEGFIYPGHPDTIIVLYYESPKGTLLMREVVTNKLGEFKDVFPVKMAGNWSVKACWTGDLDHTGFECHEIYFKVLKARSSINLYISSNEILNGEKITISGFVDPPLQGIKINLTFVKPDGSLIITKVTTTPSGSFNYTFTPSDVGNWTVYASWSGNENYEKVITTAQFTVKQASKSSDLLIIILIASIATLILICLWKKGIKS; this comes from the coding sequence ATGAGTAAATTTAATTACTCTACTGAAAAAGCAAGAATGTGGTTCGTAGACTTTATTTTAAATGAAGCTATTAAAAGGAACCTCGTTGCAGGCGTTGACGTGCATCCAATATGGTTCTTCCATATGGGGTATCCGATCTATGGTGGAGAAGGTATACACGAGGAGTACTCGTATTGGCCAACTAAAAAATTGGCAAATTTGGCTGCGAAGTACCTAAGAAAAACTTGGAACGAGGAGGGAGGAATAACATTAAGGATGTTACAGCACGCTAAACACGCGGTGAACACATTAGCGGTAACTTCACCAAATTCATACCTTACATACTGGGCATCTTCATCATTAAAAACTGCCTTAACGCATTATGAAAAAGGTGATTATGGGTCTGCTCGGAGAATCTTGCAGGAGATTCTAGGATTTTTCACCCATATAAGAAATCCGTTAAATATATCGATAGATGGTATAGGAGATGAATGGAGTTATTTCGACCCCGTGTATTACAATCCACCAGGTCAGAACCCGGTGCGATTTGATGTCATTTTCTGGTATGGAGAAGATATACTAAAGAAACTAGGAGATGTAAAAGCCGTCTACGCAGTCAACGATGAAGAAAATTTATATCTAATGATAGACTTTTACGGTGAACCTCCAGAATGGCTTCCTCCCATATTCATAGATACAAGCGGAGAATGGACTCATGAAAAGGGGAAAGAGTTTTTTATACCTTTAGATCGAGATGTTGCAGATATTTGGGAGATATCGTATGAAGGCATGTTACCAACGGAGAGCTTCATTCCAAATAATGAATTATCTAAGATAATAGGTAGAGCAGAGATAGCTATTAATGAAGTTGTTGAAATAAGGATTCCATTAAAACTACTAGGCAATCCGAGAAAAGTTAACGTAATATTGTGGAGTTTTGAAAGCCCTCCTAAAGGAGATTTTGAAATAAAGATTATTAACTGGACTAATCCCTACTTAAGGAGTAAAATATTTCAGTTTCTACCTAGGAGCCAAGTTACTTTCGGTGAATCAATAATTATCGAAGGTTTTATTTATCCAGGACATCCAGATACGATTATCGTATTATATTACGAGTCACCTAAGGGAACTTTGCTGATGAGAGAAGTCGTTACCAACAAGCTTGGAGAGTTTAAAGATGTATTCCCAGTCAAGATGGCGGGTAACTGGTCTGTAAAGGCGTGCTGGACTGGAGACTTAGATCATACAGGATTCGAATGTCATGAGATCTACTTCAAAGTTTTAAAAGCTAGGAGTTCAATAAATCTCTATATTTCAAGTAACGAGATTTTAAATGGAGAGAAAATAACAATTTCAGGCTTCGTAGATCCTCCTCTTCAGGGAATTAAGATAAACTTAACTTTTGTAAAGCCTGATGGCTCTTTAATTATCACAAAAGTCACCACAACCCCATCGGGCTCCTTTAATTACACTTTTACGCCTTCAGATGTAGGAAACTGGACTGTATACGCAAGCTGGTCAGGAAACGAAAATTACGAAAAAGTAATAACAACAGCCCAATTTACAGTAAAACAAGCCTCAAAAAGTTCGGATTTATTAATAATAATCTTAATCGCCTCCATTGCTACACTAATTTTAATATGTCTTTGGAAAAAGGGCATCAAGAGCTAA
- a CDS encoding phosphoglucosamine mutase encodes MKLFGTSGIRGLINDKLTPELAVKAGLTFSTFLGNEGMVAVGMDARLGNLMLKYSLTAGLLAGGMNVLDLGYSSTPAVLHVVKKLKLKGAVAVTGSHTPPEIHGLLFFKKDTSELFQSEEEVFEKIFFAESFKREKWNGIGKYYESSSEKIYVENLLSRFNREFKGYKVVVDAGHSPSSNALCKILESVGCKVYMLNTDLDGRFPSRPPNPLPEYLDMLKKKVTNADADFGIALDGDGDRATFVDERGNVVLPDYMGALFSKYELIDKKGGVIVCPINTSNVIYYVLENYGGRYVHTRIGPPAMAEALVKTENAIYAFEETGKYIWPENVYYGDPGFAALRLLEILSRDGSLSSIIDEFPKYYIKKLAIPCPDEKKKAVLEKIQKMLYKKEDVELVLVDGVKVVFPNRDWILLRPSGTEPVFRCFVESSSEKKLEELVKKALKIVEEAMKGC; translated from the coding sequence ATGAAGCTTTTCGGTACTTCAGGGATTAGAGGATTAATAAATGATAAACTGACTCCCGAACTAGCCGTAAAGGCGGGATTGACTTTTTCAACGTTCCTAGGTAATGAAGGCATGGTTGCCGTTGGTATGGATGCCAGGCTGGGAAATCTTATGTTAAAATATTCTTTGACCGCTGGCTTGCTGGCCGGCGGCATGAACGTGCTAGATCTAGGCTATTCCTCTACGCCAGCAGTATTACACGTCGTTAAAAAGCTAAAGTTGAAAGGTGCTGTAGCTGTTACTGGATCTCACACACCTCCAGAAATTCATGGCTTACTATTTTTTAAGAAAGATACTTCGGAGCTGTTTCAAAGCGAAGAGGAGGTTTTTGAAAAAATCTTTTTCGCAGAATCATTTAAAAGAGAAAAATGGAATGGCATTGGAAAATACTATGAATCTAGTTCAGAAAAAATATACGTCGAAAACCTGCTCTCTCGCTTTAACAGGGAATTTAAAGGTTATAAGGTAGTTGTGGATGCTGGTCATTCCCCGTCAAGCAATGCCTTGTGCAAGATACTGGAAAGTGTAGGCTGTAAAGTGTATATGCTAAATACTGATCTCGACGGTAGATTCCCATCTAGGCCTCCAAACCCTCTCCCTGAATATTTGGACATGCTGAAGAAGAAGGTTACCAATGCCGATGCCGATTTTGGAATTGCATTGGATGGAGATGGAGATAGGGCAACTTTTGTCGATGAAAGGGGGAACGTTGTACTACCTGACTACATGGGAGCTTTATTTTCTAAATATGAGCTAATTGATAAAAAGGGTGGAGTTATAGTTTGCCCGATAAACACGTCCAACGTCATATACTACGTGTTAGAAAACTATGGTGGTAGATACGTTCACACGAGAATAGGGCCGCCGGCTATGGCTGAGGCATTGGTGAAAACCGAGAATGCCATTTATGCATTTGAGGAAACTGGAAAATACATCTGGCCGGAAAATGTGTACTATGGAGATCCGGGCTTTGCAGCTTTGAGGCTTCTAGAGATACTTTCGCGTGACGGAAGCTTATCCTCGATAATAGACGAGTTTCCTAAATACTACATAAAAAAGCTTGCAATTCCATGTCCAGATGAGAAGAAGAAAGCTGTTCTCGAAAAAATCCAGAAAATGCTCTATAAAAAAGAAGATGTTGAGCTAGTCCTTGTTGACGGGGTTAAGGTAGTTTTTCCAAATAGAGATTGGATACTTTTACGTCCGTCTGGGACCGAGCCTGTCTTTCGCTGTTTCGTAGAATCAAGTTCGGAGAAAAAACTGGAAGAACTCGTTAAAAAAGCTTTAAAAATTGTTGAAGAAGCTATGAAAGGATGCTAG
- a CDS encoding BMP family ABC transporter substrate-binding protein: MKSVKVYGGKMRLSKHAITKTTALILVVIVVLVALVGVYFFTMGPGPTKKKIKIAVVSDIGGRGDLSFNDMAFKGGEEAERDFGVEMVELISKDEADYIPNLRLAAQDPDVQLIVGVGFLLSDALAEVAQEFPDKNFAGIDTFAQSIIKEKYPDKYPLPNLMDICFEEHKGSALVGALAALLAIHYNKPHIGVVLGIEIPVLWKFEIGYKWGADWAIEWYKKKFGESVPGIGQTPKKERVLWTYTGTFSDITKGYEAAKAMYARDAVAVYNVAGPLGLGINQAVMEIAESQGLDMGPPFWIGVDANQDWINPGFVIASMMKRVDKAVYYATKLVVEGKFRDIVARNNGVLVLGIGTKVDGELMEGISVSTLADLDEFIKMGQRAEELTGKKVLPMAPEEIKNKVKAMRDAQPDWIWEAISELEEKIRSGEVEVPMVMTKEKVDYWRGILG, encoded by the coding sequence TTGAAAAGCGTTAAAGTATATGGTGGAAAAATGCGCTTATCTAAACATGCAATTACCAAAACAACCGCGCTTATTCTCGTCGTTATCGTCGTTCTTGTAGCCCTCGTAGGAGTTTACTTCTTCACAATGGGACCGGGCCCCACCAAAAAGAAGATCAAAATTGCAGTCGTATCGGATATAGGCGGTAGAGGAGACCTATCCTTCAACGATATGGCGTTTAAAGGAGGCGAAGAAGCTGAAAGAGACTTCGGAGTTGAAATGGTAGAGCTAATAAGCAAGGATGAAGCCGACTATATTCCAAACCTGAGGCTTGCTGCGCAAGATCCGGATGTCCAGCTTATAGTGGGAGTCGGCTTCCTTTTAAGCGACGCGCTAGCTGAAGTAGCTCAAGAATTTCCAGATAAGAACTTCGCTGGAATTGACACATTCGCCCAATCTATAATAAAAGAGAAGTATCCAGACAAGTATCCGCTTCCAAACCTTATGGATATATGCTTTGAAGAGCATAAAGGCAGCGCTTTGGTAGGCGCCCTAGCCGCGTTACTCGCAATACACTACAATAAGCCGCATATAGGCGTGGTACTCGGAATCGAAATACCAGTATTGTGGAAGTTCGAGATAGGATATAAGTGGGGCGCTGATTGGGCCATCGAATGGTATAAAAAGAAGTTTGGCGAGTCCGTGCCCGGAATAGGTCAAACACCGAAGAAGGAAAGAGTTTTATGGACTTATACTGGAACGTTCAGCGACATAACTAAAGGCTATGAAGCTGCTAAAGCTATGTATGCTAGAGATGCCGTCGCCGTATACAACGTAGCAGGACCACTAGGCTTGGGAATCAACCAGGCTGTTATGGAAATAGCAGAGTCTCAAGGATTGGATATGGGTCCGCCGTTTTGGATAGGCGTAGACGCTAACCAAGATTGGATCAACCCTGGATTCGTGATCGCTAGCATGATGAAAAGAGTAGACAAGGCCGTTTACTACGCGACCAAGCTCGTAGTTGAAGGAAAGTTCAGAGATATAGTCGCCAGGAATAATGGTGTCTTGGTGCTGGGAATTGGTACTAAAGTTGACGGTGAGTTGATGGAGGGAATATCCGTTAGCACTCTGGCAGACTTAGACGAGTTTATTAAAATGGGTCAGAGAGCTGAAGAGCTGACTGGAAAGAAAGTATTGCCGATGGCTCCGGAAGAAATAAAGAACAAGGTAAAAGCTATGAGAGATGCTCAGCCCGACTGGATATGGGAAGCTATTTCAGAGCTCGAGGAGAAGATCAGATCGGGTGAAGTCGAAGTACCTATGGTGATGACAAAAGAGAAAGTCGACTATTGGCGTGGAATTTTAGGTTAA